A genomic region of Conger conger chromosome 6, fConCon1.1, whole genome shotgun sequence contains the following coding sequences:
- the LOC133130487 gene encoding oocyte zinc finger protein XlCOF6-like, giving the protein MSTSFQVQVASIMEVLANTAAAEITKLVDDMSAALRLEMSRSQRENEALKTNLLLMEGELRAVRGYGERTPGNSLNLSFEVEVCDEFREAQIAKVAGKGSVSAAERVLDERSSAHLTRDDQNLPVEKRRATADVFDIKWEPVDGEQDWSESLLLSEDRLEEDPKSSQSQAEQMISEENTCGTSGAAAANDGEGPLYKEEELHMQPCPAGDPEKELQAELKQEPEEQPLTPTLPLSVDLGLELQSVWSKANNLEISQEKNRQCIGSLELVDARLDDEFSPPHYTARRPRSEKGEGSASQQQKQNGRPLYKECSYELPDEVSAELAFPLGSTGECDGSAPCEVSSDTSAEAKSPCRTEGQEEEFICTRCGKTFPDALELKTHEEQHSAGKRFSCSECGKGFTSSSVLEKHKQVHSREKPFTCSVCDKSFSQSDVLQAHKRTHTGQKPYACEQCGRRFAWKSSLKIHQVTHTGEKCFSCPVCNKSFGYPHVLKQHQSVHTGEKPHYCKQCGKCFSQTSTLKAHLRVHTREKPFSCKWCGKCFSQTSTLNTHQVTHTGERPHRCNECGKSFAHRGNLKSHQRVHTGWNNVQLHTVQQEVLPESPQNHSRITASQHPLGALYNVFGTNRAKEFICTRCGKTFPDALELKTHEEQHGAGKRFSCSECGKGFTSSSVLEKHEQVHSREKPFTCSVCGKSFSQSDVLHAHKRTRTV; this is encoded by the exons ATGTCGACTTCTTTTCAGGTTCAGGTGGCCTCCATCATGGAGGTTTTAGCAAATACGGCAGCAGCAGAAATTACTAAACTAGTCGATGACATGTCTGCTGCCTTGCGACTGGAGATGAGCAGAAGCCAAAGAGAGAACGAAGCGCTAAAAACGAATTTActgctgatggagggagagctcAGGGCTGTGCGAGGATACGGAGAGAGAACGCCGGGCAATTCTCTAAACCTCTCATTTGAAGTTGAGGTTTGCGACGAATTCAGAGAAGCACAAATAG CTAAGGTTGCAGGGAAAGGAAGCGTTTCTGCCGCTGAGAGAGTCTTGGACGAGCGATCGAGCGCACATCTGACCAGAGACGACCAGAACCTCCCAGTGGAGAAGAGACGGGCAACAGCAGATGTCTTTGATATAAAGTGGGAG CCTGTAGATGGGGAGCAGGATTGGTCTGAATCTCTGCTGCTCAGTGAGGATAGGCTGGAAGAGGATCCaaagagcagccaatcacaggcggAACAGATGATCAGTGAGGAGAATACCTGTG GCACTTCAGGGGCAGCTGCTGCTAATGATGGTGAAGGACCCCTCtataaggaggaggagctgcacaTGCAGCCCTGCCCTGCAGGAGACCCAGAAAAGGAGCTGCAAGCAGAACTCAAACAGGAGCCAGAGGAGCAGCCTCTCACCCCCACACTTCCCCTGTCTGTGGACTTGGGGCTGGAGCTCCAGTCCGTGTGGAGCAAGGCCAACAATTTGGAAATTTCTcaggaaaaaaacagacagtGCATAGGAAGCTTGGAGCTAGTTGATGCCCGGTTAGATGACGAATTCTCTCCTCCGCATTACACAGCTCGGAGGCCACGCTCGGAGAAGGGCGAGGGGTCAGCATcacaacaacagaaacaaaatggccgccccctcTACAAAGAGTGCTCTTATGAGCTGCCTGATGAGGTTTCAGCAGAGCTGGCATTCCCTCTGGGTTCTACAGGAGAGTGTGATGGAAGTGCCCCGTGTGAGGTGAGTTCTGACACGTCAGCAGAAGCAAAGAGTCCCTGCAGAACTgagggacaggaggaggagttCATCTGCACACGCTGTGGGAAGACGTTCCCGGACGCTCTTGAACTGAAGACGCACGAGGAGCAGCACAGCGCGGGGAAACGGTTCAGCTGTTCAGAGTGCGGCAAGGGTTTCACTTCCTCCAGCGTCCTGGAGAAGCACAAGCAGGTTCACAGCAGGGAGAAACCGTTCACCTGCTCTGTGTGCGACAAGAGCTTCTCCCAGTCAGACGTCCTTCAAGCgcacaaacgcactcacacagggcAGAAACCGTACgcttgtgagcagtgtggaaggCGTTTCGCCTGGAAGAGCAGTCTAAAAATTCACCAGGTcactcacacaggagagaaatgtTTCAGCTGCCCAGTGTGCAATAAGAGCTTTGGCTATCCCCATGTTCTTAAGCAGCATCAGAGTgtgcacacaggagagaaaccgcACTACTGCaagcagtgtggaaagtgcttctcCCAGACCAGCACCCTTAAGGCTCACCTGCGCGTTCACACCAGAGAGAAACCGTTCTCTTGCAAGTggtgtggaaagtgcttctcCCAGACCAGCACTCTTAACACTCACCAGGTTACTCACACGGGCGAGAGGCCGCATCGCTGCAACGAGTGCGGGAAGAGCTTCGCCCATCGGGGCAATCTCAAATCGCACCAAAGGGTCCACACCGGGTGGAACAATGTTCAGTTGCACACTGTGCAGCAGGAGGTTCTCCCAGAATCACCCCAGAATCACTCCAGAATAACAGCGTCCCAACATCCGTTGGGCGCGTTATACAATGTGTTCGGAACGAACCGAGCC AAGGAGTTCATCTGCACACGCTGTGGGAAGACGTTCCCGGACGCTCTCGAACTGAAGACGCACGAGGAGCAGCACGGCGCGGGGAAACGGTTCAGCTGTTCAGAGTGCGGCAAGGGTTTCACTTCCTCCAGCGTCCTGGAGAAGCACGAGCAGGTTCACAGCAGGGAGAAACCGTTCACCTGCTCTGTGTGCGGCAAGAGCTTCTCCCAGTCAGACGTCCTTCACGCGCACAAACGCACTCGCACAGTATGA